A window of Nocardiopsis sp. Huas11 genomic DNA:
TGGCTGGCCAACCACGAGAGCGCTCCCCGCACCAGCGAGTCGAGCGGCCTCTACCACGGCCAGGCCCCCCTCATGCCGGAGGCCTACACCAAGCACCCCCAGGGCCGCCCGCGGTTCGATCCCGCGTGCCTGCGCGCCGTGTGGTTCGAGGAGGGCGACGGCGTCGCCCTGGTCGACGAGGAAGGGCTCCTGGCGGTCATCCCGGGCTGGGCCGAGGCCGACAGCGGACTGCCGGGGTACGCCCGCGAGGCGATCGGCCGCAGCGCCTACGCCTGGGAGCTGGACTCGGTGCGCGGCCAGCTGTGGCCCCGGGTCGTGCACGCCGAGGCCTACTGGGACTGGCGCCGCGCCTCCGGTGCCTGGCGCAGCGTCCAGCGCACGGTCCTGAGCCACCTGAACCGGCGCGTGGGCGAGGCCGGACACTACTGGGACGTCTCCGACGGCCATCCCCCGCTGCTGCGGGTCTCGGAGCGCCCGCCCACGGCGGAGCGGCCGTTCACGGTGCTGTCGACGGTGGGCATGTGCGGACAGCGGATGCCCACGCTGGACCGGTACATGGCCAACACCGCCCAGCACGCGCGGGTGGAGCTGGCCCTGGCCACGACGCTGCCCGCCCACCACGCGGCGCGGATCTTCCGGTGGATCGGCGCCTTCCCCTGGCGGGCGGTCACCTGGTTCGGGACCGGGCACACGGTCAAGTGGCTGGACAACCCCGAGGACCGGGCGATGCGCGGCGGCGCGGGCGCCGTCCTGCTGTTGGAGGACCCCACCGCGCTGGTCACCCGGCCCGAGCACCGGCCGCCGGACACCTCCGGGCTCTCCTTCCAGGGCGACCCGGTGCGCTGGCTGTGGATCGTGCCGATCACCCGGCCCGAGCACCTGTTCGCCAAGGAGCACGACAGCGCCACGCTCGTGGACAAGCTCGCGGCGGAGGGCCGCAGCTGGGTCCTGGGCTGACCGCCGGCCTCACCGGCCGAGGGCGTCCGCGACGAGGGCGAGGGCGGCCAGCGGGTAGAGGGCGGTGAACAGCAGCCCGCCGACGAGGAGCACCGCCGCGGCGGCGATCTGCGAGCGGGCCCCGACGATCTCGGCGTTCGAGGGGTCCTGGGGGTCGTAGGCGATCTCCACCCACTCCCCGCCGCGCAGCCCGTTGAAGCCGAGGGTGAGCCGCTGGCGCGCGGCCACCTCCTCCCCCTCCGGCGTGTGGAAGGCGAACGGCGCCCGGGCCCGGCCGCGGACGCCGCTCCGGGTGGGGCGCCACGCCACGAAGTCCCGGTCGATCCGGCCGGTCGCCCGGCGCCCGGAGCGGCGCAGCCGCATGATCCGCCACAGGTGCCGCCCCCCGTGCCAGGCCACGACCGCCGGGAGCACGGCCAGCAGGACGAAGAGCAGGGCGTAGCCGAGCAGTTCGCCCAGGACCTCCCTGGGCACGCTCAGGCAGCCGCCGTGTTCGCCCTTCGGCGCGTCCGCCACCACCCGCACCTCCCTGGTCGGCCTCCGGTCGCGCACAAGGAAAGCACGGCGGCGCGGCGACCGGACAGCCCCGGCGCGCAAAACGCGTTGACGGCCGGACCGGCGCCCGGAATCGTGTCCCCGTCGGTGCGCGGGCGGAGGGGTCGGGGTCGCGGTGGGAGTCGGGGAGAGCGTGGGCCGGACCGCGGGGGTCGGGGTCTCGGCGCCACTGCGGCACGGCGCGTTCAGGGCTCTGGCGGCGGGCCGGATCCTGATGTTCCTGGGCAGCGGCCTGGTGTCGGTCGCCCTGGCCTTCGCGGTGCTGGACGTGACCGGGTCCCTGGCCGCCGTGGGCCTGGTCGTGGGCGCGCGGTCGGTCGCCAACGTCGCCCTGCTGCTCCTGGGCGGGGTGATCGCCGACCGTGTCTCGCGCTCGCTCGTCCTGCGCGGCGGATGCGCGGCCGCGGCCGCCTCCCAAGTCCTGTTGGCCCTCGCCCTGCTGACCGGGTCCGCCACGCTCGCGCTGATGATGCTGCTGGCCGTGATCAACGGGGCCGCGAGCGCGGTGAACCTCCCGGCCGCCTCGGCCATGGTGCCCCCCCGACCGTGCCCCGGGCTCTGCTGCGTCCGGCCAACGCGGTGGTGCGCGTCGGCACGCACGGGGGCATGTTCGTGGGCATGTCCCTAGGCGGCGTCCTGGCGGGAACCGCCGGCTCGGGGTGGGCGATCGCGGCCGGCGGCGCCCTGTACGCCGCGGCCGGCCTGGCCTTCCTCGCGCTGCGGATCCCGGCGACCGCTCCCACGGGCGGCGGGAACGTCCTGCGCGAACTGCGCGAGGGGTGGACGGAGTTCACCGCGCGCTCGTGGGTGTGGATCATCGTGCTGGCGTTCATGGTGGTCAACGCGTCGTGGTCGGCCACCACCGCGGTCCTGGGGCCGGCGATCGCCGACGACACCTTCGGCCGCACCGTGTGGGGGCTGCTGATGGCGGTCAACAGCGCGGGCCTGCTGGTGGGCGGGGTGACGGCCGCCCGATGGCAGCCGCGGCGCGCGCTGGTGTTCGGCACGGCGCTGGTCCTGCTGCAGACCGTGCCGCTGTTCGCGCTGGCCGGCCCGTCGCCCCTGCCGCTGCTGTTCGCGGCGATGTTCCTCGCCGGTGTGGCCGTGGAGCAGTTCAGTGTCGCGTGGGAGGTGTCGGTCCAGGAGAACATCCCGCCGGAGAAGCTCTCCCGCGTGTACTCCTACGACGCCCTGGGATCGTTCGTCGCGATGCCCGTGGGCCAGGTCGCGGTCGCCCCGCTGGCCGCGGCGGTGGGGCCGGGGCCCTCGATCGTGCTGCTGGCGTCCCTGACGCTGACGGCGGTCCTGGCCGCGCTGTGCGCGCCGAGCGTACGCGCGCTGCGGCGCCGGTGACCGTCAGCGCGCGATCCCCCGCCCGTCCCTGGCCTGGTCCAGCACGCGGTGGAAGCGGGCCACGTCCTCGTCGCTGAAGCGCTCCACGAAGCTGCGCAGTGTCGCTCCGGGATCGGGGCCGTCGTTGAGCACCTCGTCCATCATCCGGGCCGTGTACTCGGCGTGGCTCTCCTTGGCCCAGTAGACCCAGGCGCGGCCGGACTTGCGGCGGTCCACCAGGCCCTTGTGGAAGAGGATGTTGGCGACGGTCATGACGGTCGTGTAGGCGATCTCGCGCTCGTAGACCATGGTCTCGCGTACCCGTCGGACCGGCAGCGGTGTCTCGGACCGCCACAGTGCGTCCATGATGGCCGCTTCGAGTTCCCCAAGCCCCCTCATGGCGATGTCACTCCCCGTGTCTCCAGAGTTCGTATCGCGATCGTAGGCACGGGAGGGCCCCGTGTGTGGGAAAACCCCGGAGAGGACACAGATACGCCCGCACGCGGTGGCCGGAACCGGCGTTTTCACACCGGCGGGGCCCGCACGGGAGAGAAAGGGCGCGGCCGTGGGCGCGCGACAGGAAGGGGCGGAAGGGGCCGCGGCTCGCCGAGGGGCCGAGAGCGGATGTGCGCCGGAGCGGATGTGCGTTGGAGGCCGGGCCCGGGAACCCCTCCATCCCCGCTGGATGTCGCGGAAGGGCCCCCGGCCGTCCTGCCCGGCCTCGCACACACGTTCTGACGCGACCCCCGCCCGAGCGGTTCCACGTGTTCCGCGCCACACTCGGCGTGGCCGGTCGCGGCCATCTCTTTCACACGCGAGAACCCTCAGGAACCAGCACAAATGCGACACGATGGATACCCTGGGCAAGGAGATCCACACGCACAGGCAACGGCTCTGTGAAAGATTGTTAGCTATCTCCTAGTTTCATCAACCCTCGTGTTCCCCCGCAGGAGGCCGGTACAAGTAGCCTGGTACCCGACGAGTGCTGGCCAGGTCAGATGCTCTCCACTGACGTGGGGACGCTCCCGATTCTTCTTGAGCCCGCCTTGCCAGCAGCCACCCGTCTTCCTACACATTCACAAGCGAGCTGCGGAAGTGGGCGATCTCCGCCGTGTCGTCTGAGGCGTCTCAACCCCTGACAGATTTCGGCCCGAACGAGTGGTTGGTCGAGGACCTTTACCAGAAGTACCTCACCGACCCGAATTCGGTTGACAAGGCTTGGTGGAACTTCTTCGCGGACTACAAGCCCGCGGAAACGGCCAGCGGAAGGGGTGGGGGCACTGCGAAGGCGCAGGTAGACACGACCCCCAAGGCCCCGGCCGCGCCGGAACAGAAGAAGAAGTCCGCACCGGCCCCGGCACCCAAGAAGGACGACTCCCTCGAGGTCAAGCAGGAGCGTCTGCGCGGAGCACCCGCGCGGACCGCGACCAACATGGAGTCGAGCCTGACGCTGCCGACCGCGACGAGCGTGCGTGCAGTGCCGGTGAAGCTGCTGTTCGACAACCGCATCGTCATCAACAACCATCTCCGGCGCGGGCGCGGTGGGAAGGTCTCCTTCACCCACCTCATCGGCTTCGCCATGGTCAAGGCCCTCAAGGCCATGCCCGAGATGAACCACTCCTACGTGGAGGTCGACGGCAAGCCCGGTGTCGCCAAGCCCGAACACGTGAACTTCGGTCTGGCGATCGACCTCCAAAAGCCCGACGGCTCCCGTCAGCTGGTCGTGCCCTCCATCAAGGGCTCCGACGAGATGGACTTCACGGAGTTCTGGAGCGGCTACGAGGACCTGGTCCGCAAGGCCCGCAACAACAAGCTGGGCGTGACGGACTTCCAGGGCACCACGATCAGCCTGACCAACCCGGGCGGCATCGGCACCGTGCACTCCGTGCCGCGCCTGATGCCCGGGCAGGGCACCATCCTCGGCGTGGGCGCGATGGAGTACCCGGCCGAGTTCCAGGGCGCCAGCCAGGACACCCTGGCCGACCTGGGCATCAGCAAGGTCATGACGCTGACGTCCACCTACGACCACCGCATCATCCAGGGCGCGCAGTCCGGTGAGTTCCTCAAGCGGATCCACCAGCTGCTGCTCGGCGACGACGGTTTCTACGACGAGATCTTCCGTTCGCTGCGCATCCCCTACGAGCCGGTGCGCTGGGTCCAGGACATCCGCGTCAACACGGCCACCCAGCTCGACAAGACCACCCGGGTCCAGGAGCTGATCCACGCCTACCGCGTGCGCGGCCACCTCATGGCCGACACCAACCCGCTCGACCACGAGCAGCGCCGCCACCCCGACCTGGACGTGCTGGAGCACGGTCTCACCCTGTGGGACCTGGACCGCTCCTTCCCGACCGGCGGCTTCGGCGGCAAGCAGGTCATGAAGCTCCGGGACATCCTGGGCGTGCTGCGCGACACCTACTGCCGCACGGTGGGTATCGAGTACATGCACATGCAGAGCCCGGAGGAGCGGGAGTGGATCCAGTCGCACGTCGAGCGCGAGCACGAGAAGCTCGACCGCGACGAGCAGCTGCACATCCTGCACCGGCTCAACAGCGCCGAGGCCTTCGAGACCTTCCTGCAGACGAAGTACGTCGGCCAGAAGCGCTTCTCGCTGGAGGGCGGCGAGTCCCTGATCCCGCTGCTGGACGGTGTGATCTCCAAGGCGGCCAAGGCCGACCTGGACGAGGCCGTCATCGGCATGGCCCACCGCGGCCGGCTCAACGTGCTGGCCAACATCTGCGGCAAGTCCTACGGGCAGATCTTCGGTGAGTTCGAGGGCAACCTCGACCCCCGCAGCGCGCACGGCTCCGGTGACGTCAAGTACCACCTGGGCACCGAGGGCACCTTCGAAACGCGCGAGGGCGACCGGATCCACATCTCGCTGGCGGCCAACCCGTCGCACCTGGAGACCGTCAACCCGGTCGCCGAGGGCATCGTCCGCGCCAAGCAGGACCTGCTCAACAAGGGCCCGCAGGGCTTCACGGTCCTGCCCATCCTGATCCACGGCGACGCCGCGTTCGCCGGTCAGGGCGTGGTCGCCGAGACGCTGAACCTGTCCCAGCTGCGCGGTTACCGGACCGGCGGCACGGTGCACGTCATCGTCAACAACCAGGTGGGCTTCACCACCTCGCCGTCCGACAGCCGTTCCAGCGTGTACGCCACCGACGTCGCGCGGATGGTGCAGGCGCCGATCTTCCACGTCAACGGGGACGACCCCGAGGCCGTGGTCCGGGTCGCGCACCTGGCCTTCGCCTACCGTCAGACGTTCAACAAGGACGTCGTCATCGACATGGTGTGCTACCGTCGGCGCGGTCACAACGAGGGCGACAACCCCGCGTTCACCCAGCCGCTGATGTACGACGTCATCGACGCCAAGCGCTCCACCCGCAAGCTGTTCACCGAGGCCCTCATCGGCCGCGGCGACATCACGGTGGAGGAGGCGGAGTCGGCGCTGCGCGACTACCAGAGCGAGTTGGAGCGCGCCTTCACCGAGACCCGCGAGGTCGAGAAGAACCCGGTCGAGGCCGGCTCCGTCATCAAGCCGGAGGTGTTCACCGAGGGCCGTCTGGACCACTCCAAGGTCGAGACCGCCATCAGCACCGAGACGGTCAAGCGGGTCATCGACACCCAGGTGTCGCTGCCGGAGGGCTTCAAGCCGCACCCGCGGCTGGCGCCGCAGATCTCCCGCAGGGCGCAGACCGTCCAGGACGACGCCATCGACTGGGCGACCGGTGAGCTGCTGGCCTTCGGGTCGCTGCTGCTCGACGACCACCCCGTGCGGCTGATCGGCCAGGACAGCCGCCGAGGGACGTTCGGTCAGCGGCACGCCACGCTGATGGACCGCGAGACCGGCGAGACGCACACGCCGCTCAAGCAGTTCGACTCGGGCACCACCCGGTTCCACGTGCACGACTCCCTGCTGAGCGAGTACGCGGCGCTGGGCTTCGAGTACGGCTACTCGCTGACCCGCCCCGAGGCGCTGGTCATGTGGGAGGCGCAGTTCGGTGACTTCGTCAACGGCGCGCAGACCATCATCGACGAGTACATCAGCGCGGGCGAGCAGAAGTGGGGCCAGCGCTCCAGCGTGACCCTGCTGCTGCCGCACGGCTACGAGGGCCAGGGGCCGGACCACTCGTCCGCCCGCATCGAGCGGTTCCTGCAGCAGTGCGCGCAGGAGAACATGACCGTCGCGATGCCGACCACCCCGGCGAGCTACTTCCACCTGCTGCGCTGGCAGGCGAAGTCGCCGCTGGAGCGTCCGCTGATCGTCTTCACGCCCAAGAAGCTGCTGCGTCTGAAGGCGGCCACCTCGGCGGCCGAGGACTTCACGACGGGCCACTTCCAGCCGCTGATCAAGGACGACTCGATCGCGCCGGAGAAGGTCCGCCGGGTGGTGCTCTGCTCGGGCAAGATCTACTACGACCTGGATGAGGCGCGCCGCAACAGCGGTGACAAGCACACCGCCATCATCCGGACGGAGCGGCTCTACCCGCTGCCGATCGAGGAGATCCGCGAGCAGCTCAAGTCCTTCCCGAACGCGGGCGAGGT
This region includes:
- a CDS encoding suppressor of fused domain protein, producing MTEIDVLLDEISPYQSRRVVVECDSHTTAAYLLDARGRIRVPVWLANHESAPRTSESSGLYHGQAPLMPEAYTKHPQGRPRFDPACLRAVWFEEGDGVALVDEEGLLAVIPGWAEADSGLPGYAREAIGRSAYAWELDSVRGQLWPRVVHAEAYWDWRRASGAWRSVQRTVLSHLNRRVGEAGHYWDVSDGHPPLLRVSERPPTAERPFTVLSTVGMCGQRMPTLDRYMANTAQHARVELALATTLPAHHAARIFRWIGAFPWRAVTWFGTGHTVKWLDNPEDRAMRGGAGAVLLLEDPTALVTRPEHRPPDTSGLSFQGDPVRWLWIVPITRPEHLFAKEHDSATLVDKLAAEGRSWVLG
- a CDS encoding DUF3592 domain-containing protein, with protein sequence MADAPKGEHGGCLSVPREVLGELLGYALLFVLLAVLPAVVAWHGGRHLWRIMRLRRSGRRATGRIDRDFVAWRPTRSGVRGRARAPFAFHTPEGEEVAARQRLTLGFNGLRGGEWVEIAYDPQDPSNAEIVGARSQIAAAAVLLVGGLLFTALYPLAALALVADALGR
- a CDS encoding BlaI/MecI/CopY family transcriptional regulator, giving the protein MRGLGELEAAIMDALWRSETPLPVRRVRETMVYEREIAYTTVMTVANILFHKGLVDRRKSGRAWVYWAKESHAEYTARMMDEVLNDGPDPGATLRSFVERFSDEDVARFHRVLDQARDGRGIAR
- a CDS encoding multifunctional oxoglutarate decarboxylase/oxoglutarate dehydrogenase thiamine pyrophosphate-binding subunit/dihydrolipoyllysine-residue succinyltransferase subunit, whose product is MSSEASQPLTDFGPNEWLVEDLYQKYLTDPNSVDKAWWNFFADYKPAETASGRGGGTAKAQVDTTPKAPAAPEQKKKSAPAPAPKKDDSLEVKQERLRGAPARTATNMESSLTLPTATSVRAVPVKLLFDNRIVINNHLRRGRGGKVSFTHLIGFAMVKALKAMPEMNHSYVEVDGKPGVAKPEHVNFGLAIDLQKPDGSRQLVVPSIKGSDEMDFTEFWSGYEDLVRKARNNKLGVTDFQGTTISLTNPGGIGTVHSVPRLMPGQGTILGVGAMEYPAEFQGASQDTLADLGISKVMTLTSTYDHRIIQGAQSGEFLKRIHQLLLGDDGFYDEIFRSLRIPYEPVRWVQDIRVNTATQLDKTTRVQELIHAYRVRGHLMADTNPLDHEQRRHPDLDVLEHGLTLWDLDRSFPTGGFGGKQVMKLRDILGVLRDTYCRTVGIEYMHMQSPEEREWIQSHVEREHEKLDRDEQLHILHRLNSAEAFETFLQTKYVGQKRFSLEGGESLIPLLDGVISKAAKADLDEAVIGMAHRGRLNVLANICGKSYGQIFGEFEGNLDPRSAHGSGDVKYHLGTEGTFETREGDRIHISLAANPSHLETVNPVAEGIVRAKQDLLNKGPQGFTVLPILIHGDAAFAGQGVVAETLNLSQLRGYRTGGTVHVIVNNQVGFTTSPSDSRSSVYATDVARMVQAPIFHVNGDDPEAVVRVAHLAFAYRQTFNKDVVIDMVCYRRRGHNEGDNPAFTQPLMYDVIDAKRSTRKLFTEALIGRGDITVEEAESALRDYQSELERAFTETREVEKNPVEAGSVIKPEVFTEGRLDHSKVETAISTETVKRVIDTQVSLPEGFKPHPRLAPQISRRAQTVQDDAIDWATGELLAFGSLLLDDHPVRLIGQDSRRGTFGQRHATLMDRETGETHTPLKQFDSGTTRFHVHDSLLSEYAALGFEYGYSLTRPEALVMWEAQFGDFVNGAQTIIDEYISAGEQKWGQRSSVTLLLPHGYEGQGPDHSSARIERFLQQCAQENMTVAMPTTPASYFHLLRWQAKSPLERPLIVFTPKKLLRLKAATSAAEDFTTGHFQPLIKDDSIAPEKVRRVVLCSGKIYYDLDEARRNSGDKHTAIIRTERLYPLPIEEIREQLKSFPNAGEVLWVQEEPANMGPWPFVALVFSEQLDRPFTRISRPAGSAPAAGSAKRHEAEQRALVDTVFPPAD